The genomic stretch ATATCGTTACGGCAGGACTCACAGGTGAAGAAGAAATAATCACCGACGGACAGCTGAGACTGTTTCCCGGTGCTGTAGTCAAAGTGAAAGGCGACAAAACAAACTCGACAGGCAGGGCACCCTCATCAGGTAAATCAGCAGATAACTCGAAGAGCAAAACTGCCGGAGCCGGTGAATAGCCATGAATGTAACAGAGGTATTTATTAAACGACCAGTTATGACCACTCTTGTGGTTATAGCAATGGTATTTTTCGGTATCGTCGGCTATTTTAAACTGCCTGTAAGTTACCTTCCGGCTGTTGAATTCCCGACGCTTCAGGTCACGGCGACTCTCCCCGGTGGTAGTCCGTCTACAATGGCGTCATCTGTTGCCACGCCACTTGAAAAAGAATTTACGTCCATGCCGGGACTACGCACAATGAGTTCCGTAAACTCACTTGGGCAGACTCTCGTAACCTTACAGTTCGATCTGGACCGTAACATTGACGGGGCCGCGTCTGACACTCAGGCAGCTATCTCCCGTGCTAGCGGAAATCTGCCTTCCGACCTCCCGCAACCGCCCTACTATGAAAAGGTAAACCCTGCTGACGACCCTGTTCTATACATGGCGCTTTGGTCTGACTCTATGCCTATCTACAAGGTTAATGAGTACGTCACGACATTTCTTACCGACTCCATCTCTATGGTCAGCGGTGTTTCAAAAGTTGTCGTATATGGTGAATCCAAGCTTGCGGTAAGGGTTCGTGTTAACCCCGAAAAACTTGCAGCATGTGGCATTGATATTGACACCGTCCGTCAGGCTGTCGCGGAACAGAATGTTAAAGAGCCTGTAGGTACTCTGGATAACAAGCTGCAATCTGTTACCATTGAAGCTACCGGCCAGCTCAAAACAGCTGAGCAGTTTCTACCGATGATTTTCGAATCTGAAGATGGTAGGACAGTGCGCCTATCTGACATTGGAACAGTCGAAAACTCAATTAAAGCCGACAAAACAGGATCATGGGTCAACGGTAAACGCGCAGTTATCATCGCAATTCAAAAACAGCCGGGTTCCAATACAATTGCGGTTTGTGAAACAATCCTCAGTATGCTCCCGACTATCCGTCAGCAAATTCCTGCCGGAATCGATATGAACGTTTTATATGACCGTTCAATCCCAATTAAGGAAGCCGTTGATGATGTGCAGGAAACCCTGCTCCTTGCTGTCTTCTTTGTTATATGTGTTATCTTTTTCTTCCTGAAAAATATTTCCGCAACTCTCATTGCCGCAATTGCGGTTCCGGTCTCGATTATTTTCACCTTCGCCATTATGTTTGTGCTGGGTTATTCTCTGGACACCCTTTCGCTACTGGCCTTGACCCTTTCGGTCGGATTCGTGGTGGATGATGCCGTTGTTATGATCGAGAACGTCGTGCGCCATCTGGAAATGGGTAAAAAACCTTATGAGGCGGCTCTCGAGGGCGCAAAAGAAATTACCTTCACCATTGTTTCCATGACGTTGTCATTGTCGGTTGTTTTCATCCCGCTGATGTATATGTCCGGTATCATCGGACGCATTCTGCATGAATTCGCCATGACGATCACAGTCGCCATTCTTGCATCTGGAGTGGTGTCACTAACACTGACTCCCATGCTCGCAAGCCGTCTTCTGAAACCGGGAAGCAAGATTAACGAGCCTGATAAATTTAACGATTTTCTACTACGCAACTACGAACGCTCACTCCATTTTGTAATGCGTCATCGCCGGATGACCATGGGCGTAGCGGGACTGATTCTACTTGCAACCATCCATTTCTTTATGGTTATTCCTAAAGGATTCCTGCCAACCGATGACATGAGTTACTGTCAGGGTTTTGCGCAGGCCAAGCAGGGAATTTCCTACGAGTCCATGAAAAAGCATATTAGAGCTTTGGAGCCTATTCTTGCTGTTGATGAAAATATTAAGCATGTGATTATTGTCGCAGGTGTGCCAGTGCTCAATCAGGGTTTTATTTTCCCTATGCTTGTGCCACCAAAAGAGCGCGAAATGACCGCGGACGAAGTTGCTAGATCTTTGATGCAAAAGCTTAATAATGATCCGGGAATTGTTACATGGATTCAAAATCCGCCCATGATCAGGCTCACAGCTAAAACGTCTAAGAACCTTTATCAGTATACAATTCAAGCACCTGATCAAATGGAGCTGTTCGCCATTGCGCCAAAGTTTGAGCAGGCTCTTCACTCTATTCCATTTTTGACGGGTGTAAACTCAGATCTACTTGATAACAATCCTGAGCTTTGGGTCAAAATTGATAGAGACAAAGCTTCCTATTACGGGGTCACAGCTCACGACATAGAGAACACCCTGAACTCTGCATATTCGGAGCGTAAGGTCTCAACCATTTATGGAGATACGGATCAGTACTGGGTTATTCTCGAAGTGCTTCCATTCCATAAAAAAGATCCGCGCAATCTGATGAAGCTGCATGTTAAAAGCAAAAATGGAAAGCTTGTCCGACTTGATAACATTGCGTCTTTTGAAGAAAAACCCGGCCCTTTGCAGGTTAACCACACAGGCATGCTGCCTTCGGTTACCTACTCATTTAATATAGCCCCCGGTTTTTCATTAAGTGATGCAACAACGGCCATCAATGGGCTGGCATTAGAACTTCTGCCGGATACAGTTGTTTCAAACTTCGAAGGAACTGCCGACGAATTCCAGAAATCCATGAGCAGCGTTTTCTTCCTGCTCATGATTGCGATATTTATCATCTTCATTATTCTCGGTATTCTGTATGAAAGTTGGATTCAGCCGATTACCATTATCTCAGGACTTCCATCAGCTGCAATCGGCGGGCTCTTAACCCTGACCTTATTCGGTAAGGATCTAGATCTTTTCGGAGTGGTAGGGGTTATCATGCTGATTGGTATCGTTAAGAAGAACGCAATCATGGTCGTTGACTTCGCACTGGAAGCTGAGGAAAAAGACAATCTCACACCTGAACAGGCGGCAATTAAAGGATCTCTCGAAAGGTTCAGGCCTATCATGATGACCACAATTGCAGCCATCGCAGGTGCAATGCCGATTGCTCTAGGACTCGGAGCAGGGGCGCAGGCAAGACAGCCAATGGGTCTTGCAATCGTGGGTGGACTTATCCTCTCACAAGTTGTAACGCTTTACCTGACCCCTGTGTTCTACACATACATGGATACCTTCCAGAAGTTCCTCTACGAAAGAGGCAGAGCAAAACGCGATCTTCTCGGAATCCCACATAAGCACGATAGATAAAAAAAGGGGAAAGCCTAATAAGCTTTCCCCTTTTTAATGCCCTACACTTTCCGTTCATAATTTCCTGCTATTCACAATCTTTCAGCAAGCAATATTCACTGCTCCCCTTTACCGGCAGAACAACTCCCTGCGAACTTCTACCGTCTACTTTAATACCTAAAGGAGCCGGTAATCTTATGTGATTCACATACTCTCCCTCTTCCACGACAGGCTGCTCGGAAAACCATTCCCAATCCATTTTGTTGTCGGCTTTATCCGACACCATGAAATAGTTGATACCAAGTGTCGTTATATTATGGAAAAAGTGTGACCCCTGAGAAGGCTCAACCTTTAGACTTTCAACCGAAGTTTCGACTATGGCTGAAACGCCAGAAATGTCGGGCCACTCAACTGGAATTCCAAGCCAATGATCAGCAGAACCCCAGCGCCCCGGTCCAGCTAAAAGATATTTGCGGTCATTCTTCATCAGCTTGCCATTAAATTTAGCTATCTCAAGCGCTATTTCCCGGGACTTTGCTATATCAAAAACATCCGGCCTTACTATAAGGACATCCTCAACATCATTCTTCTCAGAATTACCAAGGGCATGGCTTGAAATGCAAACAGCCCGTTTCAAATCATCATCAGTGATATTCACATGATTCAAATCTGCTCGCGCACTCATGGGCCGGACTTGCAGCAGGTTAAATTCAGGCTTACGCCCATCATCATACATATTAACGCAAAATTCGATTTCAACAGGTCCGCCCATACCGTTTTCGGCAAGCAGGAGAACATCCTTCAAAACGGACGAAAGCGGAATGGATTTGTGTTTTAGCACTGGCGCGAACAAGATTACCTTCGGCCCCGGTACAGAGGCTGTATCTCTGATGCGTCCTTCCTGCACATCGTAAGTTGATGCAAGCATCTGAACAGGCGGGATCTCTTCAAAATCTGCGATATTCAGCTTCTCTAGATTAGCACCATCATGCAAAGTCCTTATTTCACTGCCATCCATTTTAAGGCCATAAAATGTAGTTTGCGCATTTTTCAGAGAGTCAGCAATTGTCGGACATTGCGGTAGAACTTTAGGGTAGCGCGGAGAAAATCTTAAGCATTGCTCACCATCAACAACAGACTTACCAATCCCCAAGGCGATTGATGCAACGCCATGTTCCGGCTTCATTTTCCCGAATGGATAATAATTGTAGGACTGACCTACACCTGAAATGGCAGGGAAAAAGTAATCACCATATTGCTGCCCTGCTACCTTCTGAATAATTACAGCCATTTTTTCTTCATCAGTTCGCTGATTCACTCGCTGAGAAAATGATTTGGGAGCTTTATAATATGTGGATGCCCATACAAGTTTGATTGCATCCACAAGCTGCGAAAGCCTTTTTTCGAGATCAGGATGATCATTTGAAATCATGTATGTGCTATATAACCCAGCGTAAGCCTGATACTGGGCATCTTCGAGAAGACTGGAAGAGCGAACTGACAACGGATATTTAACTTCATGTAAATATGCCCAGAGCTGAGCTTCGATCCAGCCGGGAAAGAATGCATCTGAAAAGATTTGCGCAACCTCTTTATCGTCCACATCAGCGGACGCAAGGTAGGAGAGGTTATTCATTTCCATGAAATCATCAAAGCCGGATGTTCCAATGGTCAAAGTCGTTGGAGCAAATATTTTCATTTCCGAATGCTTTTCATGCATCCACGGATTCCGGTTGAGCATTGAGCAAATAAAAGCCAACCCACGAGCCTTACCGCCAAGAGATCCCGAACCGATTTTTAAAAATTCTGTCTGCGGATCAAAGTCCTTTGGATTAAACGAAACAAGAACGCCCTGCTGCCTGCGTCTGCGCCTTGCAGCAATGAGCTTTAGTAAATATTGGCGGTGCGTTTCAACGTCAGGGAAATCCGCATCTTTCAAAGGACGTATTTTATTCGCCAGCCTAATCTCCGTTCTTGCATAAAACCAGCGCGAAAAATCATTCTTTTCACAGTGTCGTTTAAAAATATCTTGTGGAATATTACGAAGAATTTTCTCTAATGAGTACAAGCTTGATGCTCTGGATATTTCATTTTCATCCAAATCGCGGAAGACAAAATCCCCGAACCCAAGATGTTCTGTAACGAAACTTCGAACTTCCGACATCAAGTCAGGTGAGTTTTTATCAACAAAATACGCTGGAATTAGTACAGCCCGCTCAGCATTATCAGGCTCGTTGCTGGCTAGCAGCAATGGAATATCTTTCCTTTGAGCTTTAATTTCCTTCAAAAGCTCTATTCCAGAACGTCCGTAAAGCTTGCCTTCTTTGGGGAATCTGACGTCAGAAATAACGCCAAGAATATATGGTTCATACTTTTTGAACAGCTCTAAAGCATGCTCGTATGTGCTTGCAGTCAGGATTTTAGGGCGCGCACGCATGGTCAAAAGCCTGTGCTCAGAGTTTAGCCCCTCCTCAAGTAATGCCTGAGTCTGCCGGACAAGTTCCTTATAAAGGATAGGTAAAAAGGAGGCCAGATATCTAGGCGAATCCTCAACAACAATAATTACTCTAATTCCAACAGCTTCAGTATCATGCTCAACATTCAGCATATCTTCTAAATTCTTAACCATTGCGACCAGCAGTTCAGCATCACCGGACCAAACGAATTCACGATCAACCCCATGCATATGCTCAATATCAGATGCCCCGACCTGACGATGACTGAGCATTGCAACCGGAAGCCCCGGAACTTTTTCTTTGATCCTTCTGCCCATATCAAAACAATTCATATTAGATAGATGTGGCATGATGATTACGAGGTCGAAGCAATTACAGCCTAAAACTTCAAGAGCCTCATCAATATTCGAAACCCACGTCAGCCGTGGGGGGCTACTTAGGTTAAGCCCTCGATACTCACTGACAATCCTTTCTGAAATTTTACTATCTTCTTCCATAACCCAGGCATCATAAGGACTGGATATCAAAAGTATCTCTCTAACCTTAACCTGCATAAGGTCATGATAGAGACTGAATTTACGAGTCTGCTTTCCAGTAAACATATACTTAGTATCCATAACCTTTCCGCCCGAATTAAAATTTATTCCACAAAAAAGGGCGAAAAGCGAAAAACGCAATCCGCCCTTTGGGTGTGATTATTATGAAGAAACTTTTTATACAATACCCTGATCAAGCATTGCCTGAGCAACTTTTACAAAACCGGCTATATTTGCGCCGTTTACGTAATTAAACGGGGTTCCGTATTGGTCTGCAGTTTCCATGCAGGTTTTGTGAATATTTTTCATGATGACTTTAAGTCTCTGGTCAACTTCCTCTCTAGGCCATCCAAGGCGCATACTGTTCTGGCTCATTTCTAAGCCCGAAACTGAAACACCACCGGCATTGGCAGCCTTACCGGGACCGTAAAGCAACCCGTTATCAAGGAATATATTAACACCATCAGGAGTTGTCGGCATATTCGCGCCTTCAGAAAGGGCTGTCACACCGTTTGCAACAAGATTAGCTGCATCCTTAGCATTAATTTCATTCTGTGTCGCACAAGGGAAAGCACAGTCAGCTTTATGATCCCATAGTGGATTGTGGTCCGAATCGTGATCGATAGGAACATATACTGCTTCAGAGTATTTATCCGCGTATTCACTGACGCGCCCACGACGAACATTTTTGAGATTCATGAGATAATCAAGCTTTTCGCGATCAACGCCCTTTTCATCATATATATAACCAGATGAATCAGAAAAAGTGACAGGCTTACTGCCAAGCTCAATCAATTTTTCCATTGCAAATTGGGCAACATTACCAGCTCCAGAAACAAGGCTGGTTGTACCTTCAAAAGTTTTACCCTTTGTTGCGAGCATTTCCGCAGCAAAATACACAGCTCCATAACCCGTAGCCTCAGGGCGAATTAAACTTCCTCCCCAATTTAACCCCTTACCGGTAAGAACTCCGGTAAACTCATTGCGAACCTTTTTATACATTCCAAACAGGTAACCAATTTCACGGGCGCCAACGCCAATATCACCAGCAGGAATATCCGTATTAGGTCCGATATGACGTGAAAGCTCGAGCATGAAACTCTGGCAAAAACGCATAACTTCGTTATCAGACTTACCCTTAGGGTCAAAGTCAGAACCACCCTTACCGCCTCCCATAGGGAGTGAAGTAAGCGCGTTCTTAAATACCTGTTCAAAAGCGAGAAATTTTAAAATACCTAGATTTACAGATGGATGAAAACGAAGTCCGCCCTTATATGGACCGATTGCACTATTCATCTCGACTCTGAATCCGCGGTTAACGAAGACATCACCCTCATCATCAACCCAGGGAACACGGAACATTATAACACGCTCCGGCTCAACAATGCGCTCTAGAATACTTGCACTACGATACTCAGGATTACGATCAAGCACAGGCTTGATAGAATCGTAAACCTCGCTCACAGCCTGATGAAATTCCCTTTCGTTAGGGTCTCTATTAGTTACCAGCTCCAATATATCCATCCTAAAGCCTCCTCATCCCATTGAACCGTTGATTAATAAAGAAATTTGAATGTCATAAAGTATAAATCGTTTAATTATTTATTCCATCCCTAACACACTAAGTCCATACATCTTTTATAAAAAACAGGTAATTATCATCAGTTTTACTTTTTCCATTTATGTAATTCTCTAAAACAGTAACCATCTGCAAAAAAAGTTGCACTATTACAGAATCTTATTCACTCATACCCCTTTATTTGCCTTATAAAGTATCAAAATTACAACCCAAAATATACTTTTATACGGATACATACTTCCTGAAGCTTACACATTTGAAATTTTTTAGACATTTAATGAAAGAACTACCTTTAATATTGACAATAAGTAAATGCTCATTTACAAATTTACTCAATGAACACCAATAGCCCAATATTTTTCTTTTTTAGCTATTTTATATTTACCAGCCCTGTGGCTTGGTGGTGTTCGCTCGCGTAAATGCAAATTGAAAGAGTTTTCACCTAAGGCCGCAGGCTCTAAGCTCGCGGCCTTTTTTTATGCCGTCATCCCTACTTGAGCCTGTCGACAGAAAATGAAACTTTATTCAAAACAATCTGTTTTTTAAAAAAATAACATTTTGGGGGTATCATCATGATGTTAGGCTTAGGAAGCGTTGAGATCGCAATGGTCTTCTGGTTGTGCCTATTTGCTTCACTTGGATGTGTTGCTTACGGCATTCTCAACTGGAACAAAAAAGGTAAACCAGATGCAACGGCAGTAACTATTGATGTCAAGAAAGGAGACAAATAGATGGTTACTAAAATTGTCATTATCACCATTTACCTCGCAGTAATTTTCTACCTTGGTTTTAAGGGATGGCAGTCCACCAAGAAATCCACCGACTACATGCTTGCTGGCAGGCAGATGAACCCATTCATCATGGCAATGTCATACGGTGCAACTTTCGTATCTACTTCAGCGATCATCGGTTTCGGCGGCGCAGCCGGACTTTTCGGCTTCCCACTTCTATGGCTCACCCTTGCCACAATCGTAGTCGGTGTTTTCATCGCAATGGTTTTCTTTGGAAAAAGAACCAGGCGCATGGGACTAGCACTAGAAAGTCATACCTTCCCCGAGCTTCTCGGCAGACGTTATGATTCTAGATTCATTCAGGGTTTTGCGGGCGGAATCATATTCCTGTTCATCCCAATCTATGCGGCAGCAGTTCTTATCGGAATTTCTCGCATGATGGAAATTTCTTTCGGTATTCCTTACGGTACAGCTCTAATCATCATTAGTTTGATTCTCGCGGTTTACGTTATAACAGGCGGCATGAAAGCTGTTATGTATACCGATGCATTTCAGGGATTGATCATGGCAGTCATGATGATAATCCTCCTTATAGGTACATACGTAATGCTTGGAGGCGTAACAGAAGCTCATCAGACCTTAACGGACATGATGAATCTAATGCCGGAAAAACTCCAAAAAGGTGGAATGATAGGCTGGACGCAAGGAGCACGTTTCGGAACTCCTCTCTGGCTCGTCATATACACAACCATCGTTTACGGTGTTGGTGTCGGGGTTCTCGCTCAGCCACAGCTAGCAGTTAGATTCATGACAGTACCTTCAGACCGCGAACTTAACCGCGCCGTTCTATATGGTGGAATATTCATCCCGCTCATGACTGGTGTAGCTTTCACAGTCGGTGCGCTTTCTAACGCTGTTTTCTATAAGTCACTCGGTAAGATATCCATCGCAGTAGCTGGCGGAAACATGGATAAGATTATCCCCATGTACATTGAGCAGATGATGCCTTCATGGTTCTCATCTCTATTCCTCTTAGCAATGCTCGCAGCTGGTATGTCCACCCTATCTTCACAGTACCATGTAGGTGGAACTGCTCTAGGCAGAGACTTCTTCGAAAGATTCGTAAAAGTTTCCAGCGAAAAATCAGTTAAGATCACCCGCATAGGTGTAGCAATAACACTTCTTGCAGCCATTGCATGGGCATGGGTTCTTCCTCCGTCCATCATAGCGCGCGCAACGGCATTCTTCTTCGGACTATGTGCCGCGTCATTCCTTCCCATCTACGTTCTCGGACTGTACTGGAAAGGCATGACAAAGCTAGCTGCTAAAATTTCGCTGGTCGGCGGATTCAGTGCTTCCATGTTCTGGCTCCTCTTCGTTCATGCGAAGGAAGCAAAGGTCATCGGGCTTTGTAAAATTCTTACAGGTCAGGATACACTCGTTACCAACGCGACCAAAGGATCATGGGTATGGTTACTACAGTGGGTTGACCCGAACGTAGTGGCTCTGCCAGTATCCCTTTTACTTGCAATCGGAGTTGCGTTTGTAACAGCTAAAATGGACAAAGAGCATCTCAAACTGTGCTGGTCTAACATTTAAGCTTGAAGCACATAGATACTTATCCAAATAAAAAGGTCCGAAATTTTGCTAATGCAGAATTTCGGACCTTTTATTTTTCAATTCGTAACTACTATTTAGTAATCAAAAGCTTTTAATAATGAGCTTTTGTTTCAAATAATGATCAGGATTACTATTTTTTCATTTTCAATCTATTTTCAGTCTTAGGCATTCTTTTTAGCTCTATCTTATTAATAGGAGGCAAGGAGCAGGAATCGCTGCAACATGTGCCCTGCAAAAAACCCGTATATGTGTAGAAAATACGTTCTATCTTAGTTCGTCGTTCAGCAGGCAGTGGTTCTCTTTTATAATCCGCTACCATATGAAGAAGATCCTTATAATCGGGAATAGATCTCATTCCATGAGCAATAGTCTTTCCTGAAATAGCATCAAGCAGAAACGCATCCATAGAATCAGTAATAACAACATATGGAACGGGGCCACCCTGAAAAAGCTTACCTGCGCATACCGCTTCGCGCTCATAACTTCCCACATCGCCAGCACAGAACATAACGAGAAGAATGGGAAGACCCGCCGTATCGGAAATGACCAGGTCGATCATACGGCACATTTCTGCACCATCAATATCAAAACAAAGATCAACTTTCGCCTTTAGTGATTCTTTAGGATAACCGTGTTCTTCCACAAGAAGCTTAGCTAAAACCTGACGAAATTCTTCATACGTAGTTTCATCCATTTCTTCGCCGCTCAGGTAATCTCTTAGAGTTCCGCCCATGCTAACTTCGTGCATTCAAATCTCCATAATATATTTTCACATCTAAATTAAGTTCACGTTACTAAGATATAAGCACATTAAATTCTAATGCAACCATCCCCTCCTAAAAATATCATTAAATGCAATAGTAAATGTAAATCAAGAATCGTAGTGCACTTCAAGAAAAAATGTCATTCATGCTACAATACTGACAATCAACACTCCAACTTGACAACTTACATTCCAAAATGACATATAAGTTGAAACAAACAACATCAACCAAGAAGGTTACAATGAAAAATCAAACAACACACAACGTCATCAAAAAGGATTCTGCTGGTGTGCAAATTATGCCACCATCTGTTTTCCTCAGTTGTTTAGCAATTAGCATCTTCCTTGAGCTACTTTTTCCATGGCCAATTATCGTTGGAAACGAATTAACACTATTCATCATAGGAATAATTATCCTCGCAATGGGTATTACCTTCATGATGTGGGGACATGGACGCTTTCGGTCACTGGGTGTTAACGTGCCTACGAACATGCCAGTATCACGACTGGTAACAGACGGAGCGCATAAATACAGTCGCAACCCTATGTACATAGGCTTAATTTCGATTATTTTGGGACTGGGGGTTGCAGTAGACAGCGTATGGATACTAATCTCCGTCTTGCCAATGACCTTATATATTTCATACTATGTCATTCCCAAAGAAGAAGCGTATCTTGTCAGAACGTTTGGTGAAGATTATAAAAAATATCGCAACAACGTACGGAAATGGCTTTAATTATGAAAAAAAACAATTCATCAGGTGCTGAGTTACATACTTTATTCAAAGAAATAATTCGTATGGAAGCTATATTATCAGAAATAATAGATGAAGTTCATGAAAAAGCGGGAATGCGCACCTCTCAAATCAGACTGGCAAACACTCTACTAGAACTTGGGCAGACAACTGTCCCAGACATTGCTTATACTATGAAGGCTTCACGCCAATTCGTACAGACTGTAGTCAATGAACTGAAAAAAAAAGACATAATAAAATTCTTAGATAATCCACGTCACAAACGGTCCAAACTAGTTAAACTAACAGACAATGGTCAAAACATTCTGAATCAGGTTCGCAAAAATGAAGAAGCCATAATCCTACGAATATTACCTGATATAGATGCGACCAGAGTCAAGTCTGCCTATGAATTGCTCGCTAGCATTCGGAGAAAAATAACACCAGAAGACACATGATAGAATTAAGCAATAGTCAAAATATACAAGGAAACTATTCTAAATCTTCTAGGTTCATACCGCTTGTTTCGATTCGGAAGAACCACGTAACTACAGCTCCCAAGAGAGAGCAAACTACTAGGAAATAGAGAATTGCCTCCGTTCCGAAATCCTTTAGCAGAAACGGGAAAAAGAAAGCTGTTGCGACAGCGCCTATCTTTGCAAAAGAAGCTGCAAAACCTGCCCCCTTACCACGTATTTTCGTTGGAAAAACTTCACCTGCGATGAGATACGTAATCGCATTTGGACCAACATTCGTCATAAAACTAAACAGCATAAAACCGCTAAATAGGTACGCCATT from Maridesulfovibrio frigidus DSM 17176 encodes the following:
- a CDS encoding type I restriction enzyme HsdR N-terminal domain-containing protein; the encoded protein is MHEVSMGGTLRDYLSGEEMDETTYEEFRQVLAKLLVEEHGYPKESLKAKVDLCFDIDGAEMCRMIDLVISDTAGLPILLVMFCAGDVGSYEREAVCAGKLFQGGPVPYVVITDSMDAFLLDAISGKTIAHGMRSIPDYKDLLHMVADYKREPLPAERRTKIERIFYTYTGFLQGTCCSDSCSLPPINKIELKRMPKTENRLKMKK
- a CDS encoding methyltransferase family protein — translated: MPPSVFLSCLAISIFLELLFPWPIIVGNELTLFIIGIIILAMGITFMMWGHGRFRSLGVNVPTNMPVSRLVTDGAHKYSRNPMYIGLISIILGLGVAVDSVWILISVLPMTLYISYYVIPKEEAYLVRTFGEDYKKYRNNVRKWL
- a CDS encoding MarR family winged helix-turn-helix transcriptional regulator, with translation MEAILSEIIDEVHEKAGMRTSQIRLANTLLELGQTTVPDIAYTMKASRQFVQTVVNELKKKDIIKFLDNPRHKRSKLVKLTDNGQNILNQVRKNEEAIILRILPDIDATRVKSAYELLASIRRKITPEDT